In the Leishmania donovani BPK282A1 complete genome, chromosome 31 genome, one interval contains:
- a CDS encoding ATP-dependent zinc metallopeptidase, putative, whose protein sequence is MQSLAAVTPSYFSAALQSRYTRVPATGTQPAQTPSTPTSLSDVMTTIRCLSYADRLHRHLGTPRHVEDVCASVKSSQKLSALFETLRQRPIGSASSTAFHTKGVLLSKDGGHRGGENGKGEEEGAADEGEDKPEDWIVPRTCLFVLIMIAITVVLYQLARPSGTHTGWASLNKHAGEIKEAVLYENYLQVYMDDAKVYLGLVNDHDTQRHMDELADNYRAARKQTLKAQQQQSGETAPADGGKHEHGSKLPMAADTPAELELTMKGRPFAETALIGVGAFAWVVPFIFFPVFVMFLSQYIGKSMSYAVEATKGKTKAKEMIFRVETASNTRFRDIAGMKEPKKEITEIVDFLRHPERYTKLGAKIPTGAILLGPPGTGKTLLAKAVAGESGVGFIPAIGSDFVELYVGMGALRVRQLFKEARKQRCIIYIDEIDAIGLKRQGAGHGEKQEQEQTLNELLTQLDGFSTGRRGDVMVLASSNVAQEALDPALIRPGRFDRIIHVDTPVISERIDIFKVHLSKLKLTSDDTRGDSAAATTATAGAADGAAGGADAPTAPPLAAPVSTETSLVLSQVKTEERETAEERQRKDDASAAVSADAKGISSDNPSSNSSAYEFDIRSLLMQKSERERALIDAYAQRMSNLCPGFVGADIANVCNEGAILAAREGADHVSISHLERSIDRVLAGIEHRSRALSDFEKNVVAHHEAGHAVAGWFLHRADPLMKVSIVPRGGSALGYAQYLPNENFTRTAKEIRDSISVTLGGRAAEQIFFNHLSTGASDDLRKVAKMAYQYVSSFAPGSVYPPPGSNSTRLVKPFGVDKANDFDRRAKTLVDEVYADTLALLTKHKDDMKKLADHLLKHELLTYADVVHYLGERTTRQTDRKKGV, encoded by the coding sequence ATGCAGTCACTGGCAGCCGTGACACCGAGCTACTTCTCGGCCGCGCTTCAGTCCCGCtacacgcgtgtgcctgccACCGGAACACAACCTGCGCAGACCCCTAGCACACCAACTTCACTCTCAGACGTAATGACGACCATCCGCTGCCTCTCCTATGCGGAccggctgcaccgccatcTCGGTACGCCTCGCCACGTCGAAGACGTCTGTGCGAGCGTGAAGAGCAGCCAGAAGCTCAGCGCCCTCTTCGAAACGCTTCGTCAGCGACCCATCGGCAGCGCCTCAAGCACGGCTTTTCATACGAAGGGCGTGCTGTTGAGCAAGGATGGCGGCCACCGTGGCGGAGAAAACGgcaaaggcgaggaggaaggggcggcGGATGAGGGGGAGGATAAGCCGGAGGACTGGATTGTGCCACGCACATGCCTCTTTGTCCTCATCATGATTGCCATTACGGTGGTGTTGTACCAGCTGGCGCGGCCGAGCGGCACCCATACGGGATGGGCCTCGTTGAACAAGCACGCTGGTGAGATCAAGGAGGCAGTGCTGTATGAGAACTACCTGCAGGTGTACATGGACGACGCCAAGGTGTACTTGGGGCTTGTGAACGATCACGACACGCAGCGCCACATGGACGAGCTGGCGGACAACTACCGCGCCGCCCGGAAGCAGACCTtgaaggcgcagcagcagcagagcgggGAAACGGCCCCCGCAGACGGTGGGAAGCACGAGCATGGCAGCAAGCTGCCCATGGCCGCCGACACGCCCGCGGAGCTGGAGTTGACCATGAAGGGGCGCCCTTTTGCCGAGACGGCACTAATCGGCGTCGGGGCCTTTGCCTGGGTTGTGCCCTTTATCTTCTTTCCCGTGTTTGTCATGTTCCTTTCTCAGTACATTGGCAAGTCGATGAGCTacgcggtggaggcgacgaAGGGGAAGACGAAAGCGAAGGAGATGATCTTCCGCGTCGAGACGGCGTCGAACACGCGCTTCCGCGACATCGCAGGGATGAAGGAGCCAAAGAAGGAGATCACCGAGATTGTGGACTTCCTGCGCCACCCGGAGCGGTACACGAAGCTCGGTGCCAAGATTCCGACCGGTGCCATCCTGCTCGGCCCCCCCGGTACTGGCAAGACGCTGCTCGCGAAAGCTGTGGCCGGGGAGAGCGGGGTCGGCTTCATCCCGGCGATCGGCTCTGACTTCGTCGAGCTCTACGTGGGCATGGGTGCActgcgggtgcggcagctgttcaaggaggcgcgcaagcagcgcTGCATTATCTACATTGACGAAATAGATGCAATAGGCCTGAAGCGGCAAGGGGCCGGCCACGGCGAAAAGCAAGAGCAGGAGCAGACTCTAAACGAGCTACTCACTCAACTGGACGGCTTCAGCACCGGGCGACGCGGTGATGTAATGGTACTCGCCTCGAGCAAcgtggcgcaggaggcgctggacccGGCCCTCATCCGCCCCGGCCGGTTTGACCGCATCATCCACGTCGACACACCAGTCATCTCCGAACGCATCGACATCTTCAAGGTCCACCTCAGCAAACTGAAGCTCACCTCAGACGACACGCGCGGTGactctgctgcggcgacgacagcaacggcaggAGCAGCGGATGGGGccgcaggaggtgctgatgctccaacggcgccgccattAGCGGCGCCAGTTTCCACGGAGACCAGTCTCGTTCTGTCGCAGGTGAAGACGGAGGAGCGCGAAACCGCGGAAGAGCGTCAGCGAAAGGATGACGCGAGCGCAGCAGTGTCGGCGGACGCCAAGGGAATCTCATCAGACAAccccagcagcaacagcagcgcttACGAGTTCGACATCCGCTCCCTTCTCATGCAGAAGTCTGAGAGGGAGCGGGCGTTGATTGACGCGTACGCGCAGCGCATGAGCAACCTCTGCCCCGGCTTCGTTGGTGCCGACATCGCGAATGTCTGCAACGAAGGCGCCATCCTTGCCGCTCGGGAGGGGGCCGACCACGTGAGCATCAGCCACCTCGAGCGTTCCATCGACCGCGTGCTCGCCGGAATcgagcaccgcagccgtgcGCTCTCGGATTTCGAAAAGAACGTCGTTGCGCACCACGAGGCGGGCCACGCCGTGGCTGGCTGGTTCCTCCACCGCGCAGACCCACTGATGAAGGTGTCCATCGTCCCACGCGGCGGATCGGCGCTGGGCTACGCGCAGTATCTGCCGAACGAGAACTTCACCCGCACGGCAAAAGAGATTCGCGACTCGATCAGCGTGACGCTCGGCGGGCGAGCGGCGGAACAGATCTTCTTCAATCATCTCTCCACCGGTGCCTCAGACGACCTCCGCAAGGTGGCCAAGATGGCCTATCAGTACGTCTCGTCTTTCGCCCCGGGCTCCGTCTATCCGCCGCctggcagcaacagcactCGCCTGGTAAAGCCGTTTGGCGTGGACAAGGCGAATGATTTTGATCGGCGTGCGAAAACGCTAGTGGACGAGGTCTACGCAGACACGCTGGCGTTGCTGACGAAGCACAAGGACGACATGAAGAAGCTGGCTGACCATCTTCTCAAGCATGAGCTGCTCACCTACGCGGACGTCGTGCACTACCTCGGCGAGCGTACCACTCGGCAGACCGACAGAAAGAAGGGAGTCTAG